The Bos indicus x Bos taurus breed Angus x Brahman F1 hybrid chromosome 15, Bos_hybrid_MaternalHap_v2.0, whole genome shotgun sequence genome includes a window with the following:
- the LOC113905180 gene encoding olfactory receptor 51L1-like: MVVWNNSDTMEPVFILRGFPGLEYVHSHLSIPFCLAYLLAFIGNATVLSVIWTESSLHQPMYYFLSMLALTDLGMSLSTLPTMLAVLCLDVREIQASACYAQLFFIHTFTFLESSVLLAMAFDRFVAICHPLHYTTILTNSVIGKVGLACLLRSMGVVLPTSLLLRHYHCCHASALSHAFCLHQDVLKLSCSGARISSVYGLSVVIATLGVDSVFILLSYVLILKAVLGIASHEEQLKALNTCVSHMCVVLIFFVPVIGVSMVHRFGKHLSPIIHILMADIYLLLPPVLNPVVYSIRTKQIRLGILCKFGIRRRF, from the coding sequence ATGGTGGTCTGGAATAACAGTGATACTATGGAACCTGTATTTATTCTGAGGGGTTTTCCTGGACTGGAGTATGTTCATTCACATCTCTCCATCCCATTCTGTCTtgcatatttgttagcatttattGGTAATGCTACCGTCCTCTCTGTTATTTGGACAGAGTCCTCACTCCACCAGCCCATGTATTACTTTCTCTCTATGTTGGCACTAACTGACCTAGGTATGTCCTTGTCCACACTGCCCACCATGCTTGCTGTATTGTGTTTGGATGTTCGGGAGATCCAGGCAAGTGCTTGCTATGCCCAGCTCTTCTTCATCCACACTTTCACATTCCTGGAGTCCTCAGTGCTGCTGGCCATGGCCTTCGACCGCTTTGTTGCTATTTGCCATCCACTGCACTACACCACCatcctcaccaacagtgtaataggCAAGGTTGGTTTGGCCTGCTTGCTGAGAAGCATGGGAGTTGTACTACCCACATCTTTGCTGCTGAGACACTATCACTGCTGCCATGCCAGTGCCCTCTCCCATGCCTTCTGTTTGCACCAGGATGTTCTGAAGTTATCCTGTTCAGGTGCCAGGATCAGCAGTGTTTATGGACTGAGTGTAGTTATTGCCACACTGGGCGTGGATTCTGTCTTTATACTTCTTTCTTATGTCCTGATTCTGAAGGCTGTGCTGGGCATCGCCTCTCATGAGGAGCAGCTAAAGGCACTCAACACATGTGTGTCTCATATGTGTGTGGTGCTCATCTTCTTTGTGCCAGTTATTGGGGTATCAATGGTCCATCGCTTTGGGAAGCATTTGTCTCCCATAATCCACATCCTTATGGCGGACATATACCTGCTTCTTCCCCCAGTGCTTAACCCTGTTGTCTACAGCATCAGGACAAAGCAGATTCGTCTAGGAATTCTCTGCAAGTTTGGGATAAGGAGGAGGTTTTAA